A part of Amycolatopsis lurida genomic DNA contains:
- a CDS encoding TIGR03086 family metal-binding protein, giving the protein MSEHAALIAPAAAEFAGILRGIGESDLSARTPCAEYDVRALLNHLLYWGPWLEAAGRKTAPPEVSTGEAEADLVGGEWLADIEKQTARLVDVFGAPDAWQGQTTFGGNPMPASMAGYMVLDEFVFHGWDLARATGAEFAVLPEVADAVYAIALEIGDQARAMKVYGEEVAVADDATPFERALGASGRDPGWTP; this is encoded by the coding sequence ATGTCCGAACACGCTGCCCTGATCGCCCCCGCCGCCGCGGAATTCGCCGGAATCCTGCGCGGGATCGGCGAGTCCGACCTCTCCGCGCGCACCCCGTGCGCCGAATACGACGTCCGCGCGTTGCTGAACCACCTTCTCTACTGGGGCCCGTGGCTCGAAGCCGCCGGGCGCAAGACGGCACCGCCCGAGGTGTCCACCGGCGAGGCCGAGGCGGATCTCGTCGGCGGCGAATGGCTCGCCGACATCGAAAAGCAGACCGCGCGGCTCGTGGACGTCTTCGGGGCGCCGGACGCGTGGCAGGGGCAGACGACCTTCGGCGGCAACCCGATGCCCGCGTCGATGGCGGGGTACATGGTGCTGGACGAGTTCGTCTTCCACGGCTGGGACCTCGCGAGGGCGACCGGCGCGGAGTTCGCCGTTCTCCCCGAAGTCGCCGACGCCGTGTACGCCATCGCGCTGGAGATCGGTGATCAGGCGCGCGCGATGAAGGTGTACGGCGAAGAGGTGGCCGTCGCGGACGACGCGACGCCGTTCGAGCGCGCTTTGGGCGCGTCGGGACGTGATCCCGGCTGGACGCCTTAA